The Armatimonadota bacterium genome contains a region encoding:
- a CDS encoding VCBS repeat-containing protein, protein MLRDHRPVCLVPLALSLTFIFSLPSVGDQASGTWLLPRKDCRNTARADVAGNMRTAPKEIWSYGSPPVGRSYLRPVTVRGKRLYFAQVRRGVRLMRADGTAVWNRPTLGVSSVAAVFDLGSGGKPVALLAVGTDTLVLMEVASGRILWKWKTPPGAYLGGYGLLHQGTGARLVIFPQNSMLGCCYEILSSEATPRLLWSEDYAGRYWQNYGPYFVFADMDNDGLKDIVLAGKPGYMGVIDMNTGDVKFDLQYEVAGGDHSGRPYGLLHAADIDGDGFRDAVMVSCQVEHYISVLRNNGGKSFSLAWSQFVANDLPLGDKELRPNITSLADVNGDGRKELVIGAFNIDGDNRWHTIVFNAMDGTRLADLFGRYFWGCYDLDGDARPEIITGAEKERLLTPAAAIQAVDGRALRDIGEIRGAGLVFMDGALPDDTAFHARRDTPLYLKGLVVNRSGNEYTWHIVGGSSQLEPFKVGPAAREVLLSEGTLERVDLRPEKPAGPSATWPLVSVAEGRRELVMSLSDGRVIGGEPDLSRSGRLTNEWTVRGTSPSIWIGPDGRRLVCAFGEEDNRVAVYRPSPGECGPEPVAVIETPLPTEKPYSTRSTAELMPFGTAAMGLFVGLRPGVHNIGCAAYDESGGLLWSDELNGPYPRVAAAADIDGDGGEEVFVDNHGKHIIYDEAGNGRVIAHGWNVTIPGRGDGAKYALPIIGPFGPQNAGRIVLGPGLDCLEVLDYTGARLARQDYASIYEFEWCGSSVARIRSDGWDVGMANKDGIFHCADVDTCRTRWKLDLRCPATAPINTSTGDVDGDGRDNFLVALPNGKLVALDEKNGRGVVMWKVAFDAGVDEAFLADVDGDGNGEIVVQLEDGRVKILAARR, encoded by the coding sequence GTGCTTCGAGATCATCGCCCTGTCTGCCTGGTGCCTCTGGCACTCTCCCTGACGTTCATCTTCTCCCTGCCGTCCGTAGGGGATCAGGCGAGTGGGACCTGGCTGCTCCCCCGTAAGGACTGCCGCAACACCGCGAGAGCGGATGTCGCCGGCAACATGAGAACCGCCCCGAAAGAAATCTGGTCCTATGGATCGCCTCCCGTCGGGCGTTCGTACCTGAGACCGGTCACGGTCCGGGGCAAGCGTCTCTACTTCGCCCAGGTCCGCCGCGGAGTCCGGCTCATGAGGGCGGACGGCACCGCGGTCTGGAACCGGCCTACACTCGGCGTGTCCTCGGTCGCGGCGGTCTTCGACCTCGGTAGCGGTGGGAAGCCGGTCGCGCTTCTGGCCGTCGGTACGGATACTCTTGTGCTCATGGAGGTGGCTTCGGGCAGGATTCTGTGGAAGTGGAAGACCCCGCCGGGTGCATACCTCGGTGGATACGGCCTGCTCCATCAGGGGACGGGCGCCCGCCTTGTGATCTTTCCCCAGAACTCGATGCTCGGCTGCTGTTACGAAATCTTGTCCTCGGAAGCGACTCCCAGACTGTTGTGGTCAGAGGACTACGCCGGCCGATACTGGCAGAACTACGGGCCATACTTCGTGTTCGCCGACATGGACAACGATGGGCTAAAGGATATCGTCCTCGCAGGCAAACCGGGATACATGGGCGTCATCGACATGAACACCGGCGACGTGAAGTTCGATCTCCAGTACGAAGTCGCGGGCGGCGACCATTCGGGCCGGCCATACGGCCTTCTCCACGCGGCGGATATAGACGGAGACGGCTTCCGTGATGCCGTCATGGTTTCCTGCCAGGTCGAGCACTACATCTCGGTACTCAGGAACAACGGCGGGAAGAGCTTCAGCCTCGCATGGTCGCAGTTCGTGGCAAACGATCTGCCGCTGGGTGACAAGGAGTTGCGGCCGAACATTACTTCTCTTGCGGACGTGAACGGCGACGGTCGGAAGGAACTGGTTATCGGCGCCTTCAACATCGACGGCGACAACCGCTGGCACACGATCGTCTTCAACGCGATGGACGGAACGAGGCTCGCCGACCTGTTCGGCCGCTACTTCTGGGGATGCTACGACCTCGACGGCGACGCGCGGCCCGAGATCATCACCGGCGCGGAGAAGGAGCGCCTCTTGACCCCTGCGGCGGCGATACAGGCGGTCGACGGGAGGGCGCTCCGCGACATCGGGGAGATTCGCGGCGCAGGGCTCGTGTTCATGGACGGCGCGCTGCCCGACGACACCGCGTTTCACGCTCGGCGGGATACGCCCCTTTATCTCAAGGGGCTGGTGGTGAACCGCAGCGGCAACGAGTACACCTGGCACATCGTCGGCGGCAGTTCGCAGCTCGAGCCGTTCAAGGTCGGCCCGGCCGCCCGTGAGGTGCTTCTTTCCGAGGGAACGCTCGAGCGCGTTGACCTCAGACCGGAGAAGCCCGCAGGCCCGTCGGCGACATGGCCGCTCGTTTCGGTCGCGGAGGGACGGCGCGAGCTCGTCATGTCGCTCTCCGACGGCCGAGTGATCGGTGGAGAGCCGGATTTGTCCAGGTCCGGGCGGCTCACGAACGAGTGGACGGTCCGAGGTACTTCGCCGTCGATATGGATCGGCCCCGACGGCAGGCGGCTCGTGTGCGCTTTCGGCGAGGAAGACAACCGAGTGGCCGTCTATAGGCCGTCCCCCGGTGAGTGCGGCCCCGAACCGGTCGCCGTGATCGAGACGCCGCTGCCGACGGAGAAGCCGTACTCCACCCGCAGCACAGCCGAACTGATGCCGTTCGGCACCGCAGCGATGGGTCTCTTCGTCGGACTGCGGCCCGGAGTCCACAACATCGGGTGTGCGGCCTACGACGAATCGGGCGGCCTCCTCTGGTCCGACGAACTGAACGGCCCTTACCCGCGAGTCGCGGCGGCGGCCGACATTGATGGCGACGGCGGGGAAGAGGTCTTCGTCGACAACCACGGGAAGCACATCATCTACGATGAAGCGGGCAATGGACGGGTGATCGCTCACGGATGGAACGTCACCATTCCGGGAAGAGGCGATGGGGCGAAATACGCGCTTCCCATCATAGGTCCTTTCGGCCCGCAGAACGCCGGCCGGATCGTGCTGGGACCCGGACTCGATTGCCTAGAGGTGCTCGACTACACCGGCGCGCGTCTGGCCAGGCAGGATTATGCGAGCATATATGAGTTTGAATGGTGCGGATCCTCGGTCGCCCGCATCAGAAGCGACGGCTGGGATGTAGGCATGGCGAACAAGGACGGGATCTTCCACTGCGCGGACGTCGACACATGCCGGACGCGCTGGAAGCTCGACCTCCGATGCCCGGCGACCGCCCCGATCAACACCTCGACCGGTGACGTGGACGGCGACGGCCGCGACAACTTCCTCGTCGCGCTCCCGAACGGTAAGCTCGTGGCGCTCGATGAGAAGAATGGTAGAGGCGTCGTGATGTGGAAGGTTGCGTTTGATGCCGGCGTGGATGAAGCGTTCCTCGCCGACGTGGACGGCGACGGGAACGGGGAGATCGTGGTGCAGCTGGAAGACGGGCGGGTCAAGATACTGGCGGCCCGCAGATGA
- a CDS encoding aminotransferase class V-fold PLP-dependent enzyme: MPEFERAKYGAAAMADLQGLLPNPFPRTMSPSCMKYLQEFVESGMTCDMITRFEEAFAEAYGVRHCIATPGCTPALSVLAASFGFEPGDEVIVSPITDYGTLLGILSENYIPVFADTEPGTVNISADTVERCITDRTRAILVVHMTGLICDMDPINDLAKRHGLIVYEDACQSVFGEYKGRLAGNLSTASGFSFDGEKTMGSDVGGCIITNDEGLADRARLIGQSRGGVQVPDYGRIHTVRGYAHRMPNCTAAVTLAQLEIIRPQVEHRDKMVRLLTELIGGIPGVTPLPIPDYMGVYSCWMFGMSIDSAAFRCTADEFGRQLAAEGISGAGTARYYLLPESVTFLRENARKGVYPFSKPPASREYAYGPETCRTARSFLETFIRWSTFCEKYQPEHCEIAAEIVRRVADRNRI; encoded by the coding sequence ATGCCTGAGTTCGAGCGAGCGAAATACGGCGCGGCGGCGATGGCGGATCTTCAGGGTCTGCTGCCGAACCCGTTCCCGCGCACGATGAGCCCGAGTTGCATGAAGTATCTGCAGGAGTTCGTGGAGAGCGGCATGACCTGCGACATGATCACCCGCTTTGAGGAGGCCTTCGCGGAGGCATACGGTGTCAGGCACTGCATCGCGACTCCGGGATGCACGCCTGCGCTCTCGGTGCTCGCGGCTTCCTTCGGATTCGAGCCGGGCGACGAGGTCATCGTAAGCCCGATCACCGACTACGGCACGCTCCTCGGCATCCTCTCTGAGAACTACATACCGGTCTTCGCCGACACCGAGCCGGGGACGGTCAACATCAGCGCCGACACCGTCGAGCGGTGCATTACCGATCGGACAAGGGCGATCCTGGTCGTGCACATGACCGGCCTGATCTGCGACATGGACCCGATCAACGACTTGGCGAAGAGGCATGGGCTGATCGTCTATGAGGACGCATGCCAGTCCGTGTTCGGCGAGTATAAGGGGCGGCTCGCGGGCAACCTCTCGACCGCAAGTGGCTTCTCGTTCGACGGAGAGAAGACGATGGGCTCGGACGTCGGCGGCTGCATCATCACGAACGACGAGGGCCTCGCGGATCGGGCGAGGCTCATCGGGCAGAGCCGCGGTGGAGTTCAGGTTCCGGACTACGGGCGCATCCATACGGTGCGGGGATATGCCCACCGCATGCCGAACTGCACGGCGGCCGTCACCCTCGCCCAGTTGGAGATCATCCGGCCGCAGGTCGAGCATCGGGACAAGATGGTCCGGCTGCTGACCGAGTTGATCGGCGGGATCCCGGGCGTCACACCTCTGCCGATACCCGACTATATGGGCGTGTACTCCTGCTGGATGTTCGGCATGAGCATCGACTCGGCGGCCTTCCGATGCACGGCGGACGAGTTCGGGCGGCAGTTGGCGGCCGAGGGCATTTCCGGAGCGGGTACGGCGAGGTACTACCTGCTTCCGGAGTCCGTCACTTTCCTCCGCGAGAACGCGCGGAAAGGCGTCTATCCGTTCTCCAAGCCGCCGGCCTCCCGCGAGTATGCCTATGGACCCGAGACGTGCCGGACGGCGCGCTCATTCCTGGAGACGTTCATCCGTTGGTCGACCTTCTGCGAGAAGTATCA